In Lolium perenne isolate Kyuss_39 chromosome 5, Kyuss_2.0, whole genome shotgun sequence, the sequence TTATCAGGTTTTCTTTTCCATCCACAAGAATATCTATGTAAATACTGTGTTAGCTATGAGACTCAGCTGCCGATGAGCATTTGTGTGATCTAGCTGAGATATCGTTTAAATAATAGTGCGGTGGCCTGTTATGCATGCTGGTGTTTGTGCCCTCAAAATTAGGCTATATATGTTGCAGATGTTATGATGCCACCTAAATCTTCTATATGCGTTATTACTCTTTTCATGTTTGGCTGGGGCTTAATGGCTTATTGAGTCCATCAAATTTTTGCTGATAGTATACTATAGAAGCTATTCTGACATCCTTTCCAGttccacacacacaaacataaaaGTGTGCATCCATCTCACAGAGGTAATGGTCCGTGCATTTCATAAAAAAAATCTGTGCAAGTGATATTATTTTGTTAGTTTGGATGGAAAAAAAAGCAGTATGATTATTATCAATGCTTTCTGATGTCAGATGCACGAGCTAATAGAAAACTGTAAAAGACTTTAACTTGTTATTACATCCATGTCCAAGCCTCTTACTCTTGTTTCTGAAATCTGTGCAGCAAGAGAAGGAGAGGATGATGGTGAACGAGATCGTCAGCAAGCTAACAAGCGAGTGCTGGGACAAGTGCATAACCGGCGCTCCCGGGAGCAAGTTCAGCTCTGGCGAGACCACCTGCATTACCAACTGCGCGCTGAGGTTTCTCGATATGTCTCAGCTAATTGCCAGGAAGCTGGGCGGGTCGCAGTGAGCCTGCGTCGCTCCATGTAGCTACTCTTCAGACAGTGTTTCTTTGGGTATCTGTTGGTGTATTTCGGAAAGATGTGTAGGTTCGGCAGGCCTTAGACTTTGGAGTGTGAATGGCATCATTTGAATCTGGTGTGCATTTGCTTGGACCCTGAATTTAGCCCTTGATGCTGCTTCCTGTAAG encodes:
- the LOC127302362 gene encoding mitochondrial import inner membrane translocase subunit TIM8-like → MDASPDLQRLLEQEKERMMVNEIVSKLTSECWDKCITGAPGSKFSSGETTCITNCALRFLDMSQLIARKLGGSQ